Genomic window (Alligator mississippiensis isolate rAllMis1 chromosome 7, rAllMis1, whole genome shotgun sequence):
AGGGCCTAGTAAATAAGTGGTTGCCACTGAATTCATTTGATCAGGAAGGAGTGCTAGACCAGATACTTCTAGAACAGTTCCTATGGGACTTAGAGGAAGATACCCAGCAGTGGGTGAAGTGACACTGACCCCAGAACTGTGAGGATGCCCTGAAGATGGCAGAGGCATTTTTGGTTTCTGGGGAGGAGTGTGGGTGCACCACCCCATAATAACCCAGGTGTGGGGCAAGAAGAAGGAAAATGCCAGGACTTGCAAAGAGCGCCACCTCATAGAGCTGTCTGCTTCAAGTGTGGTAAAATGAGTCACAGATTGAAGGACTGTTGAGCGACTGGAATGAAGCAAACCAAAATTCCCAGTTTGGCATGTGCCTTCAGAGGTCGACTTAGGAAGGAGGAGACCTTTGAAGCAAagtgtcccaggggagccggggttacaggaggaccccagACCAAAGTGAAAGAAAGCtcccacttacctcctgcagggtcTGAAAGGAGTGGAAAAAAGCGCGCGGTGAAACCACCCACGCGGTTCATCAACCGCGcccatattcagctggggccaggtgacgtcAGCTGGAGACGCCACCTGGCAGagacaaaaagctgccctgaggGCACAGGAGGTGTGCTGGTGAGCAGAGGCTTGACGGGAAAGCCCACACCCTGAGGGGCGCACCTGCTGCGTCAGGCAGCCCGGGATGGTGGGAGCGGAGCCTGGGGAGGCACCGGCAGAGGAactggcagcagagctggcagaggcACTGGCAGTAGAGCTGACAGCAGTGCCGACAGCGAAGCCAACtgagaagctggcagcagagctggtggaggcaccagcagcggagccagcagagaagccagcagtggaGCCGGTGGAGGCACCAGCagcggagccagcagcagcaccggcagaggagctggcagaggtaccagcagcagcactggcagcggagccggcagagGCAttggcagcagcaccacaggcagagaagccggcagtaGAGccggcagcagccccagcagtgaggcCAATGGAAGCAGAGGCAGCGAAGCCGGTTACAGATCCGGTGGAGGCATCGACGGGCAAGGGACTATGAGCGCGTGAGACCATCCTATATAGGTTGGAAATCAACCTGGAACATTATCGCCGCCTGTTCCTTGCCAAGAAAGGGCCCGACGAGAGATGGCCACGGGTGTTGCTACAGCTGCTGCGAGACATCTTGGATAAATGTGTAAGCCCAGCGGGACCCGATAGAGAAGCCCTGGCGGACCAGATCATCCTCGAACAATTCCAAAATGATTTGGAGGAAAGGACACAATGCTGGGTATGCCAACACTCCCCCTGGACCTGTGAAGAAGCCCTGAAATTGGCAGAGGCTTTTACTGCCTCGGAAGCAAGCTAtcccagggagagaaggaaccCAGGACCCATTGCAGTGCCCCCAAAGGAACCCGAGCAACGGTGTCCTCCCAGCCGTGGGGCTACCAGGGACACTGTATGTTTTCGGTGTGGACAGAACGGGCACTTCTCACGGGAATGCCTCAGCCAGTCCACCGAACGCTGGATCTCCGCCGACAGGTCGAGAGCCCCAACAGACTGGCGGAGGGGTCCTGAAGCTGGTGAACCAATGGATTGTAGTTATGCGGTTGGTGAGGAAAATGGGACCTGGAGTCACCCCATCGTCAAGGCCTGGGTGGATGGGCACCCCGTGCAAGCAACCCTGGACTCGGGATGTGCCCAGTTCATGGTAAGATCTGACATGGTACGTCCGCAAGGTGGAcggaaggccccccccccccgtgaaggtggcctgcctccatgggggaACCAGGTGTATAGAGTAGCAATGGATCCTCCTACGTGTGATGGAGCACtagggagaactcctggtgggggTAGTGCCCCAGTTGGCATGCGAAATGCTACTGGGTCGAGACTGGATGCCAGTATATGACGTTCTAGACCGAGTGAGGGACGTGGAATGGGCATGCAAAAAGATTTGGAACCACGAAGAATTGCTGGTGGAAATGGAGGAAGACAGGGAGTTGACCGATGAGGCTGAAGGATTGGACCTCAGCGATTTCACCAGCAGCTTGCAATTTTGGGAAGTGCAAGAGGAAGACCAAGAGCTCGGGACACTTCGAGAGCAGGACTCCAGAGACGTCTCTGCATCGCTGCCTGAGGGACTGCCCTGCTTCAAGGTAAGGAGCAATCTCCTTTGCTGCATACAAGGGCACAGGTGGGAGGGCACCACGGATGTGCAACTGGTGGTGCTGACCCGACTTCATCAGATTATCTGGCGATTGGCACACGCAAGCCCCGTGGGAGGGCATTTAGGACAGGACAAGACCCTTGCGAAGGTGAGCCGGTGGTTCTTTTGtcctgggatgggggaggaggtagTCCGACGATGTGCGGCGTGCCCTTAATGTCAAAAGATGAGGACcgaatgtcctgccagggctcctcTCCAACCCATGCCTATTATAGACACCCCCTTCTTGCGGATAGCCCTAGACGTCATAGGACCGCTTCCCTGTAGCAGTTCCAGCCACCAACACATATTAGTTATGGTGGATTATGCAACTCGGTACCGGAAGCCATTTCTTTATGAGCTGTGACCGCTCCCCGTGTTGCAGAGGTGTTGATGAAATGGATAGCTAGGATGGGGGTCCCACAAGAGATTTTAACCgaacaggaaggaattttatgtcCAGAGGCTCGAGGGTGGTGTACAAAAGCGAATATTGAGACGCTGCGTTCAAGGGGACCCCCGGAAATGGGATCTCCTTCTGCCCTTAGTATTGTTGACTCTCAGAGACACCCCTCAAGACTGTACAAAGATTTCTTCATTTGAGCTAGTTTTAGGACATCACCCCAGGGGCCTGTTACAAGTCCTGAGAGAGGAATGGGAACGAGATGGAGGGCCTGTTCAAGAGCCAACGACATACCAATGGGAATTCCAGCAGAGAATAAGGGTGGCCCGGGACCTAGCCCACGAGAATCTGAGGGAAGCTCAGGCCCGCCAGAAAGAAAATATGATGGCCGCGCCAAGGAGCGGGTGTTTGagccaggacagagggtgttGGTACTTTTCCCCATGTCTATGAGTAAGTTCCTGACTCAGTGGCAGGGGCCATTCGAGATACTCTGGCGGGTCAGACCAGTGGACTATGAGGTACATCGGCCCCGCCATCTTTGAGAGAAACAAATTTTCCATGTAAACCTACTTCAAGAATGACAAGAACCCGAAGGGTGGGTTGCCTTTTCAGAGGCCGATAATGAGGACCTGGGGCCCCAGGGGTTAAGGAGAGGGACTGTGCCCTCTGAGGAAGGAGCCTTAGTCAGAATCGGGGAGAAGTTGTCCATTTTTCAGAGGAAGGAAATGCTAGACCTGATAGAAGAGTTCTGAGAGACCCTGGCTGGGTTTGGAACACTGTCCACACTATAAAGACCCTGCTGGGGGCAATAGTAAGGGAAAGATGGAGGCCTATTCCCCACCATCTCCTAAAAGCCGTGCACGAAGAGGTTGACTCGATGTTAAAGCAAGGAGTAATTCGGCCTTCAAGGAACCCCTGGAGGAGTTCTCTGGTTCCGGTGCATAAACCGAATGGATCGCTGAGACTTTGTATTGACTACAGACGGTTGAATGCCTTGGCGGTCTTTGATGCGTTCCCCATGCCCCAAGTGGCAGAATTAGTAGAGAGAATAGGGGATGCACAGTACATATCTACCCTGAACCTCATGAAGGGGTATTGGCAAATCCCAATAGCCCAGGAAGAGTGACCAAAGACGGCATTCGGTACCCTGTGGGGGCTCTATGAATTTGTCAGAATGCCCTTCGGGCTGCATGGAGCTGCTGCGACATTCCAACGCTTGATGGACCAGATCTTAGCGCCCCACGCCGAATATGCAGCTGCATACATGGACGACATCGTCATATACTCTCAGACCTGGGCACAGCATAAAAGAGCTCTTAGGGCCATCTTTTCAGAACTGAAGCACGTGGGCCTCATGGCAAACCCTCAGAAATGTGTGCTGGCCCAAAAGGAGACAAAGTATTTAGGGTTTTTGGTCGGTAGGGGCATGATTAGACCCCTGTCAGACAAGGTAGAGATCATCCAAAACTTtacagccccccaaaattgtcACCAGCTCTGGTCATTCTTAGGATTGACCAATTATTATCGGAGATTTGCTCTGGACTTCTCAGAATTGGCAACACCCCTGATTGAGGCGCTTAAAAGGTGGAGAACTGGGATAGTAAGATGGACAGAAGAGATAACACAAAGTTTTGAGAGGTTGAAACAGGCACTATGTGAGGATGTTATAATACACACACCTGACTTCAAGAAACCCTTTATTTTACAGACCGACGCCTCAGAGACGGCAGTAGGTGCCATCCTCACCCAGAAGGAAGGAGATACCGAGAGGCCCGTGGCATACGCCAGCCGCAAGCTGCTACCGGCGGAGGAGAGGTATGCAATGATAGAATGTGAATGCTTGGCAATTCGGTGGGCAATGGACCATTTTAGATACTATTTGCTGGGCCGGGAGTTTAAACTGGTGACGGACCATGCCCCCCTAAGATGGCTAAGCACAGCCAAGACCGACAATGCCCAGATTACCCGATGGGCATTGGCCCTTCAGCCATATAAATTCCAGATAATACACTGACCAGGAAAAAATAATATGGTGGTGGATTTTCTATCTAGGTGCAAAGGCGAAGATCAGGCCGAAGACTTGGAAAATCAAACTAAGGGGCTTACCAGCCCACCAGGTACAACTCGGGGAAAGGATACCAGGGTGCTCTAAGGCATCTTGAGGTGGGGGTTGTGTCCCAAGGGAGCCGGggttacaggaggaccccaggccaaagtGAAAGAAAGCtcccacttacctcctgcagggtcCGAAAGGCGTGGGGAAACGCGCACGGTGAAACCACCCACGCAGTTCATCAGCTGCactcatattcagctggggccgggtgatgtCAGCTGGAGATGCCACCCAGCGAAGACAAAAGGCTGCCCTGAGGGCGCAGGAGGTGTGCTGGTGAGTGGCGGCTCAACGGGAAAGCCCACACCCCGAGGGGCGCAGCTGCTGTGTTGGGCAGCCCGGGACGGTGGGGGTGGAGCCTGGGGAGGCACCGGCAGCgaagccagcagaggagccagcagcagagccggcGGAGGCGCTGGCAGCGGAGCCAACAGCAGCGCTGACAGtgaagctggcagagaagccggcagcagaaCCGGCGGAGGCACCAGCAGCGGagccggcagcagagccagcagagaagccagcagtggagccagcagaggcaccagcagtggagccggcagcagagctgccagcagcaccggcagaggagccagcagaggtaccagcagcagcaccagcagtggagccggcagcagcactggcagtggagctggcagcagtaccggcagaggagccagcagaggtatcggcagcagcatcagcagagaagccagcagcggaGCCGGCAGCAGCACCGGCAATGAGGCCaacggaggcagaggcagcaaagcCGGTTACAGAACTGGAGACATTGATGGGCAAGCCGGACTATCAATCTAGCCTGTCCCGGGCTTGCGAATGTaccccaaaggctaccccagctgaCGTCTGGGGATCCCCTTAACTCTCCTGCCACGGCTTCGAATgctacctcagtggaggggttccccttcgaggcagcctccagggttgtcATGAACCCTGGAGGCTAGATTGATAGTTCGGCTTGCCCGTCAATGCCTCCGCCGGTTCTGTAAGCCGGCATCGATGGGCAACCCGGCACCAACTGGcgagctggcagggaagccccGGAGAGGAGGTAACAAGGGCGGGGCTGATGGGAACCCCCAACAGGGATTGCTGAGTGGTgcggcagaagaccccaagcagggacAGTTAAATGACGGACGGGGCCCACTACATCCCAAGGATAATCAGCCAGGACACCATACCCGAGTGGGGCAagcaactggggctggggcacctaggCACATGGAAGACATGGGGCCCATAGGTTAAGGGCACTCTTTATTCCTTTGTGGCTTCCAGGTCCACTGGCCGCATCGCTTCGGCTGTCACGGTGGTGGGGATCACACGCTACGTCACAGGGTGGTTGGGATAAGGCACTAGGGATATGGGTTAATCGGATCCAGGTCCAAGGGCCTTCACGTTTGAGCCGCGACCTGGGGACACTGGGACTTGTGGCTGGAGAGCCATGGGAGTCTGGGGAAGAagctgagtggagccagggacggcaaagggccagaagacctgcgacccaaggtggcgagtggctggggtataggggaggtcggagccccatgagtgcccacTGAGAGGcttgacgaccctggaggctgcctcgaaggggaacccctccactgaggtaccattcaaagtcgtggcaggcgagttaaggggctCCCCGGACGTCAGccggggtagcctttggggtccactcACAAGCCCGGGACAGGCTAGATTGATAGTCCAGACTAAGGCCGCACAAGAACGCCTggtagagcagaggtgggcacacAAAGGATTGTAGTTTTGGCACTGGCGATGAAGAAGATGTCTGGGAGAGACGAGTGGTGATGGCCTGGGTAGAGGGGCAACTTGTACAGGCCGCCCTGGACACTGGCTATGCACAGACCTTGATATGTGAGGAGTTAGCACCATGCCAACAAATAAGGAAGGCCAAACCCCTGACCATGACTTATGTTCATGGGGAAAAGACCACCTATGAACACATGACTTGTGCTCATGGGGAAAAGACCACCTATTGATAAGGGTTATGGAGTATCAAAAGGAATTCAAGATGAGCCTGGCCCCCAAATTGGCCTGTAAAATGGTGATAGAAAGAGTCTCGTTCCCTATTTATGATGTTCTGGAATGGGTCCAGGAAGCTGAAACAGAATGTTGATGCCTGAGGGTGGAAGAGGTCTGGTGTGGAGAAGAAGAGGCTGCACTTCCAGGAGAACTGGTAAAGGATTTTGTTGTCAAACAAATTGCGAGTGGTGCTCAGTTTTGACAGGCCCAGTGGGAAGATCCAAATTTACAAAAACTCTTCAACACTCAAGAGAATGGGGATAAGGAAGGGGCTGATTGTCGTTATGAGGTAAGAGGCAGGTTTCTTTATTGGGTTAAGATGGGTTCctggggggaagagaaagagaccaAGTTGATGGAGTAACAGCTACCTTCCAAAGTTTAATGGACACCCTATTAGCTCCACATGGGGCATACATTGCTGCATATATAGACGATATCATTATTTTTACCAAGACCTGGCCACAACATGTGAGGGCCGTGACTGTATTTCTAAAGGAATTAAGGAATGCAGGGATGATCAGTAACCCAAAGAAATGTGTCAGAGCCTGTAAGGAGACCAAATATTTCAGGGTTTTAGTGGGCCAGGGCCTTAACAGTTCCCTAGCTGACAAGGTGGAGGCCATTTGTGACTTCAAACCCACTCATAGTCGACAGCAGATGTGCTCCTTCTTAGGGTTGGTAAATTACTACAGATGATTTATACCACACTTCACGGAGCTCGTGTCCCCATTAACGGATGCCCTCAAAGGAAGAAATAATGGAGTCTTGAGGTGTATTCAAAGCATGAAAGAAAGCTTCCAATGACTGAAGGCAGCGTTATGCAATGACATGGTGGGCAAGTGGGAAGTATTCCTCTGACGGGAAGATGGTACACCCTTCACAGGGAGTGGTCCCATCAcagtaggtgatatcttttattggaccaactgcatggtagGGATAGACTTAGGTTTTTGAATGCAGCACATTCTTCATTGTTGTTATATCAGTTTTCTAGTTTCAGTTTTTTCCAACTGTTTCAGCCATCTGTATTACATTTATGCATAGCAGGATGACTAATGCAACCTGGAGATACCTGTTAGTTCAGAATATTGGCATATGGCCAGTGTAAAGAGCCCTTAAAGTGTTCACCCGCTTTGTGTTTCAAGGTCAATGCAAACAAGTCTTACTGTAAATGATAATAaggcttgtgtgtatgtgtgagtatCACACGCATCTTATTTTTTTGCATTATGTATAATGCAAAAACTATAGGTTCTTGacccctttatttatttatttttttaattttgcttcatTGGTAATGAGTTCCTTGAATCAACAGCAGAAAAAATGCTTCGAGTGAAAACATTGCATACAGGTTAGATTACCTCCAAGATGAAATGGGTGTCCTTTGTcagatgcaagaaaatatgggaGCTGGTGTCTCAAACTCACCCATCTCTAATAACCTTACTCATTCTGAAGACATAATGATTTTTATATCCAGTTTCCACAGTAAATTTTTATTGTTAATTTTGTGTAGCGGTAAGCATAGAAGATCTTGTTTACATAGCGTAAAACTTAGCAGCCATTGTGGTGTTTATCATCCATGAAGCTTATTTCACATCTCATCTGTTATatgaaagaaatgtaaaaataattaTGTTTTTCTAGTATATCTGGGTTGGAATGACTTACAATTAAAGGGAATGGCTGGGGTAATTTTCAGTCTTTTGTGTCCTTATATCATTTATTACCCAAAGACCTTGAAACATTACTTTTTCTTCATATACATGCAGTGGTAATAAATGTCAAAGCCACTATAGCTGAATATTTCTTGCATAAATTTCAGTCTTAAGTTATTTGTCTCGCTAAGAAgggtgtatatatatttttctgtataTTACTTTCATGcattttaattcttttgaatGCTGCCAGCAAGGTGAGGAAGTATAATTAAGTTATTGTTTGCAACCAAATGTTAAGCCAAAAGATATGGAAGAAACAGGTCTAGAGTTTAAGTTTTTTATTCGGGGTTTCAAAGTCAAATATGAGGCATAATCAGTTTGAGAGTCACTAGGTTAGGTAATCAGGGCCCAGTATCACATGAGATACAAGGTCAGGAGTTACAATTGCTAGGTTAGGGATAGTTGTGCAGACTGCTTCTGCTTCTAGACAAGTCCCATACATGACTGAGCTACTCCATTTGATGTATGGACCAATTAGACCTAAGGGTAAGATAGCCAATTTTAAGGACATGCATAGATGAAGCTGTGCTATACCCTCCAGCGCAGTGTCCCAAGTTACAGTCACTGCACCAGGTAAAATGAACCCATAAGAGAAACAGGTATGCCTGCTTGTAAGTAGAAAAACTCATGTTAGGGCTGTACTGTTGGAGAAGAATTTAAGAAAAGAATGGCAAAGGCAGGTGGGAAGTAGTTTCCTAAGGAATATTTGTGAGTTGATTTGTGAATATTTGTGAGCTGACTTGGATTTGCTATTTTTTCCCATTCTTCAGAGCAGAAGGGCTTTTAATCCTGAAATAACTTCCAGTGTAAACATAGTCATAATTTACTCCTTTATAACACTGAAAACGATTAGCTCCTGAGGGCAACTCTTTGAAGTTTGAGGAATGGTTTGGGAAGTCCATAAAagaattttacatttttctttctagGCTTCAGTTTACATATCATAAAGAATATTAAGAGAACCAAATTGGTTGCATACCTAAA
Coding sequences:
- the LOC132251921 gene encoding probable GH family 25 lysozyme 3, with amino-acid sequence MPFGLHGAAATFQRLMDQILAPHAEYAAAYMDDIVIYSQTWAQHKRALRAIFSELKHVGLMANPQKCVLAQKETKYLGFLVGRGMIRPLSDKVEIIQNFTAPQNCHQLWSFLGLTNYYRRFALDFSELATPLIEALKRWRTGIVRWTEEITQSFERLKQALCEDVIIHTPDFKKPFILQTDASETAVGAILTQKEGDTERPVAYASRKLLPAEERCKGEDQAEDLENQTKGLTSPPGSERRGETRTVKPPTQFISCTHIQLGPGDVSWRCHPAKTKGCPEGAGGVLVSGGSTGKPTPRGAQLLCWAARDGGGGAWGGTGSEASRGASSRAGGGAGSGANSSADSEAGREAGSRTGGGTSSGAGSRASREASSGASRGTSSGAGSRAASSTGRGASRGTSSSTSSGAGSSTGSGAGSSTGRGASRGIGSSISREASSGAGSSTGNEANGGRGSKAGYRTGDIDGQAGLSI